A DNA window from Myripristis murdjan chromosome 19, fMyrMur1.1, whole genome shotgun sequence contains the following coding sequences:
- the vkorc1 gene encoding vitamin K epoxide reductase complex subunit 1 — MTAAGNNRVPTWERKARLFLCVFGLVLSVYALHVELSRESNPEYRAMCDLGESVSCSKVFTSRWGRGFGLVQFFVDKDSPLNQPNSVLGIIFYTLQLGLGLSVSTRAALFLVFSSWVSVAGSLYLASILAFVLGDFCMVCVSTYIINFALLFTNLKRKGALEGVKEKSG, encoded by the exons ATGACGGCGGCTGGGAATAACCGAGTGCCCACCTGGGAGAGAAAGGCGCGCCTGTTTCTGTGCGTTTTCGGGTTGGTTTTGTCTGTTTACGCGCTTCATGTGGAGCTTTCCCGGGAGAGCAACCCCGAATACAGGGCGATGTGCGACCTGGGGGAGTCTGTGAGCTGCTCCAAGGTTTTCACCTCCAG gtggGGTCGTGGTTTTGGTTTGGTCCAGTTCTTCGTGGACAAAGACAGCCCTCTGAACCAACCCAACAGTGTCCTGGGCATCATATTTTACACCCTGCAGCTGGGCCTCG GACTGTCGGTCTCCACCAGAGCAGCCTTGTTTTTGGTCTTCTCCTCCTGGGTGTCTGTGGCAGGCTCGCTCTATCTCGCATCTATCCTTGCCTTTGTTCTGGGCGATTTCTGCATGGTCTGCGTGTCAACATATATCATCAACTTTGCCTTGCTCTTCACCAATCTGAAGAGAAAGGGAGCACTTGAAGGAGTAAAGGAGAAATCTGGATAG